From the genome of Neodiprion pinetum isolate iyNeoPine1 chromosome 3, iyNeoPine1.2, whole genome shotgun sequence, one region includes:
- the bark gene encoding protein bark beetle isoform X6: protein MYGVQALVILACLCKSWNVAGQQSNPTDPSTIYYTEPHSNRVTPDYGVSSFTELPGGRITKGERLLQRSRSPYVVREDLFVERDGTLVIEPGVEIRFAPMIGITIRGVITAEGTPEQPVVFTSAETQSTQPEARSIRLVDGPSPLEGRLQLLHQGEWRAVCTNSRNWTRADLETACRELGLQGGAWRGWLDRQWPARPRLLYEQPGCRGTELSLQSCDQWSYRQLGAGACDYHPDLAISCLPRHDGATQAVKHWRGLRFEGSIYDKPLIQENTMYVYRSKSVLRHVDIKYAGTGREYNTTSALHVEGVPPRMESLSILHSSFNGLNVTSPNAPVVITNCTIRSNKGYGIYVNSSTGLALVENCVVLDNGADGIKYVHHDERPDEKLDRTDNHDLCQLPGTTSQTFPIIIFMEQRNYKLNREVCTKHIYTRPGHVLTVHFLQMITDRNDTATIEVYDGTSGAEKLLGSVKVRNGTLPQSVTTTRHNLYIKFVAEPRTRMIAFVRLSSGYKKTYDLNVTGSTIADNNGRGIAVEKIRSALHIHDTSVSNNNHVAGVHIAGGSADINVTESRISFNNGDGVNVTLYGGNRNISRTSISSNRGYGFAVWLNDSSNSEYVAFNQTTVVEYSEVFKNKDIGVLVGNATGNSYVNVTGNWFNGSSEVAVQVESSWRQNGNLLKLQIGHNVFIQNTKLGIKLSPALNMDGCIEYNHFKEHSYGGILVRNPLYEEFNTLPATLLIQHNEFYNNRGVFVVSIGLSPYSDIQRLLFTRNFVRNNRIREALDDGENQGVRLIPRSRVAAAVVVSSGNVDVFRNILQNPESLYEIGSHLGDQSKVINCTYNWLGFSEEQKIFDRLFHRKDRYNLAKIEYLPYLLHPSNPAANTIISNPTYVAQFQTPGTNLVGGEVDGQESLSAGEYIVLRDINIRPGGKLTLQPGVTLRFPPAVGMMIAGKLDARGKEPSDIMFTLKEEIVYEPENETSTDMAMLEDGETNAPVRLLGGRTNLEGRLQVRIGERWGTVCNYGWTIRDAALVCHQLGLSLDPDNWFMERSEIPSAGTNEEIVLSNVQCTEDDVDITKCRSESVNEFENSCTHENDVGIVCSEAAWAGLRFSPLAQRSDLQYITIERAGLFDYTTNAFKPALQIDFARHSMDGIKVVNNLQDGLGVLYSDIYSADAVNTVRNSEFSNNRGSGMSFKQLGLKVIRSRLENNGIAGIRHNPALSAVQQREFAGWFDRSPDMTVDTPYNPIVIPEDSGDIELANGETKYVITAKADRANLDRVINIQCTPGYVIGIQLLNPIQNRSTEQIIIHDSHHLNHRGNIWYLKRDLTVFPVSSSSYKVILEYHSGDASLGGTVIALTALLAPVQDIRNRIVQGPVPTLTVTNTKIKGNKRGILASYYNRYLDELGDHFLRKANETIKLIGCEISHNTDQAIYVNSPHWNVFQSNVSEISFQINNTLITDNGKGILQFSRDLRHSNNLFHWLLQDNTFERNRAGGFDVTLPYVWQYNENFTHSLYFDNNTWRNNEQFSFIVDGHFANLNMSFNVFDTNRCKTGLISIRGMEKRMEIHDNRIEKNSGTYMVEFKADSQSEILGEINAIFYKNEVKRNHYESVTRGFHQMYNTPTYVVGFHGIQKVRVYRNLFGENTLDYELLAGIRTAKINNEVQVTENWWGTADFAQIRQRIFDFDDWNDHAVANFVPYLTEDAIDSSISVTWDLVTSADLDNLGGRLTETLSLYPRENPYVIRADITIMPDATLNIYPDVVMEFAPNVGILALGTLNAIGAHGHEIVMRPLTVDNPSSNMLRKRSVKNALSLDTIRLCKEGNCTSSSNEGFLEYFNHTTLQWIPICDSRFTERNAEVACRQLGYDSLNVFVTRDRRYELHQGSLTRIWSWPEPLQCVGVEQRIEDCQIRLNGQLFGHKYECPWDGEFVFVHCGERNLDLTQDYWGGIRMANAEFEHHLYEHRIHDVITHGTVRRIESVLKFVNVTGAGILHNEKSAAVQSIMKSPEITHVGVTQSAYHGINIISPTHTVELLFNSIDNVLGNGLNILSLTGEGREADESSFTPIKSLNIPYHLFSMIDICDTDKEITIEERVLVYYKYDNNPVNCVKIFRSTYRAKPFGFRLLQFDLFNSTGKPGRADGITLYDGDIYNVTAREIGHLEAGTSQENELFRTTGPSLSVRLFTNGASGIHGFIAEIVTLPISAIGFNRDVQHNVSYSIVSNCHEGAVKYASAGEVNAIMTLERNQFTNNCAKLYGNITTCGSAITLDVQNTQSLYFRNNLLKGNQGGLLIRAGSGGSATSLKGWIHNNLFTDNFNKPALYVEGRQSSPYQEVTIFRNYFTRNIAPYENNIVLKQVVSNMTLNYLHGNQGKHLLEISGFERVRLPIYQSTSHNGFYKNYAVNRESRSTIVAGTPGQQYVDNVFFNPDNDYEMSTMNRSLLVETEWYYNELEMWRSHVDARHNWWGYNETIAVAGRIRDREDSPELLQVDYQPFHMSNKSVLTGKCPPAWELVGDTCYIYIGAPMDFYSARDFCRMANASMPFIMGDYIELWKFLKKQQTRFDYSERVWVQQLEKVDQCTMFTYQTIEVDHCMQPNTFICEIDPRVYIDPLSWRKDIVAIGVLSSAGIALALLAAAIALWVSKSKRRRVERLERRNSIRQSLHSLRSVGSTSGFTELGYRRKPISRRKREKRVVLVPPMQTRRIFRRSNQPIRSTLDLWIIRK, encoded by the exons ATGTACGGTGTGCAAGCCTTGGTCATTTTGGCATGTTTGTGCAAAAGTTGGAATGTGGCGGGACAACAGTCAAACCCTACAGATCCATCGACGATATACTACACCGAACCTCACAGCAATAGGGTGACGCCTGATTATGGAGTATCAAGCTTCACCGAATTACCCGGCGGTCGGATTACCAAAGGTGAAAGGTTGCTCCAGAGATCCCGGAGTCCTTACGTCGTTCGGGAGGATCTTTTCGTCGAACGTGATGGGACTCTGGTGATCGAGCCTGGCGTTGAGATCCGGTTTGCTCCTATGATTGGCATCACAATACGCGGCGTTATCACTGCCGAG GGCACACCCGAACAGCCGGTCGTGTTTACGAGCGCTGAGACGCAATCCACTCAGCCCGAGGCCAGGTCTATTCGACTTGTCGATGGGCCGAGTCCGCTCGAAGGACGGTTGCAGCTCCTTCATCAGGGCGAATGGCGAGCCGTTTGCACCAACTCTCGAAA TTGGACTCGGGCGGATCTTGAAACGGCTTGTCGCGAATTAGGATTGCAAGGTGGTGCGTGGCGCGGATGGTTGGATAGACAATGGCCAGCCAGACCTCGTCTTCTCTACGAACAGCCAGGTTGTCGCGGTACCGAGTTATCCCTGCAAAGTTGCGACCAGTGGTCTTACAGGCAGCTCGGTGCTGGGGCCTGCG ATTACCATCCGGACCTTGCTATCTCCTGTCTGCCGCGACATGACGGGGCTACACAAGCAGTTAAACATTGGCGAGGCCTCCGATTTGAGGGTAGTATCTACGACAAGCCGTTAATACAAGAGAACACCATGTACGTTTACAGATCCAAGTCCGTCCTGAGGCATGTGGACATCAA ATATGCGGGCACAGGCCGCGAGTACAACACAACGTCGGCTCTCCATGTTGAAGGTGTTCCACCACGCATGGAATCACTTTCAATTCTTCACTCGTCGTTTAACGGTCTAAATGTGACTTCGCCGAATGCTCCAGTCGTCATCACCAATTGTACCATACGCAGTAACAAGG GGTATGGAATTTACGTGAACAGTTCAACCGGCCTTGCCCTGGTTGAAAATTGCGTGGTACTCGACAACGGGGCGGATGGAATAAAATACGTTCATCACGATGAGAGACCTGACGAGAAACTGGACAGAACCGATAATCATGACTTATGCCAACTTCCGGGAACTACAAGTCAAACCTTtccgataattatttttatggaACAACGCAACTATAAATTGAACCGGGAAGTTTGTACCAAG cACATTTATACGCGACCCGGGCATGTCCTGACGGTGCATTTCCTGCAAATGATTACGGATCGAAATGACACGGCTACAATTGAAGTTTACGACGGAACGAGCGGGGCGGAAAAACTTTTGGGAAGTGTCAAAGTGCGGAATGGAACATTGCCGCAAAGTGTGACAACGACGCGACACAATTTGTACATCAAATTCGTTGCCGAACCTCGAACGCGGATGATCGCCTTCGTCAGACTTTCCTCGGGATACA AAAAAACGTATGATTTAAACGTGACCGGCAGCACAATAGCGGACAACAATGGCCGGGGAATAGCCGTTGAAAAGATACGTTCTGCGCTGCATATTCACGATACTTCTGTATCGAACAACAATCACGTGGCGGGGGTGCACATCGCTGGTGGATCGGCGGATATAAACGTGACGGAAAGTCGCATATCATTCAACAACGGGGACGGTGTAAACGTAACTCTGTACGGTGGTAATCGAAATATATCAAGGACGAGCATTTCCTCGAATCGTGGATATGGCTTTGCTGTGTGGCTCAACGACAGCTCGAACTCGGAGTACGTTGCCTTCAATCAAACTACCGTCGTCGAGTATTCGGAGGTGTTCAAGAACAAGGACATCGGTGTATTG GTTGGAAATGCGACGGGCAATTCTTACGTGAACGTAACTGGAAATTGGTTCAACGGTAGTTCGGAAGTAGCGGTTCAAGTCGAGTCCAGTTGGAGGCAGAATGGAAATTTGCTCAAGCTACAAATTGGTCACAAcgtttttatacaaaatacgAAACTTGGGATAAAATTGAGTCCTGCTCTGAATATGGATGGATGCATTGAGTACAATCATTTCAAAGAACACTCTTACGGCGGTATATTGGTGCGGAATCCGCTTTACGAGGAATTCAATACCCTGCCGGCGACCCTGCTGATACAACATAACGAGTTCTACAACAATCGTGGTGTATTTGTTGTCAGCATTGGGCTGTCGCCGTACAGCGACATTCAGAGGCTATTGTTCACCAGAAATTTTGTTCGTAACAACCGGATTCGCGAAGCATTGGACGATGGAGAAAACCAGGGTGTGAGATTGATTCCAAGATCAAGGGTAGCGGCTGCTGTGGTCGTTTCATCCGGGAATGTCGACGTGTTTAGAAATATTCTTCAGAATCCAGAATCGCTGTACGAAATTGGCTCCCACTTGGGCGACCAGAGTAAAGTGATCAATTGCACTTATAACTGGCTTGGATTTTCCGAAGAGCAGAAAATATTTGACCGATTGTTTCACAG GAAAGACAGGTACAATTTAGCCAAAATTGAGTATCTTCCGTACCTCTTGCACCCCAGCAATCCGGCGGCCAATACAATAATATCAAATCCTACTTACGTGGCGCAATTCCAAACCCCGGGCACGAATTTGGTAGGTGGAGAGGTCGATGGACAGGAAAGTCTCTCAGCTGGAGAGTACATTGTTCTACGAGATATCAATATCAGGCCTGGAGGTAAACTGACCCTGCAGCCAGGTGTTACCTTGCGATTTCCGCCCGCGGTCGGAATGATGATCGCTGGTAAGCTGGATGCGCGGGGCAAAGAGCCGAGCGACATCATGTTTACCCTAAAGGAGGAGATTGTCTACGAACCTGAAAATGAAACTTCCACGGACATGGCGATGCTTGAAGACGGCGAGACAAATGCCCCCGTAAGACTTTTGGGCGGTCGTACGAATCTTGAAGGCAGACTGCAG GTTCGCATAGGAGAAAGATGGGGAACCGTCTGCAATTACGGTTGGACGATTAGAGACGCTGCTTTAGTGTGCCACCAGCTAGGACTGAGCTTGGATCCAGATAATTGGTTCATGGAACGCTCAGAGATTCCCAGTGCCGGTACCAACGAGGAAATCGTACTGAGCAACGTTCAGTGCACGGAGGACGACGTTGATATCACAAAATGTCGGTCCGAAAGCGTAAAcgagtttgaaaattcttgCACCCATGAAAACGACGTCGGTATTGTTTGCTCGGAAGCCGCCTGGGCTGGTCTCAGATTCAGTCCGTTGGCTCAAAGAAGCGACCTTCAGTATATCACCATAGAAAGAGCTGGTCTCTTTGACTATACAACGAATGCTTTCAAGCCTG CGTTGCAAATTGACTTTGCAAGACACTCTATGGACGGCATAAAAGTCGTAAATAATCTACAAGACGGACTGGGTGTATTGTATTCCGACATTTACTCAGCGGACGCCGTAAATACCGTCCGGAACAGCGAGTTTTCTAACAACAGAGGAAGTGGGATGAGTTTCAAACAGCTTGGCTTGAAAGTTATCCGTTCGCGGTTGGAGAATAATGGGATAGCCGGGATCAGGCACAATCCCGCTCTATCGGCAGTTCAGCAAAGAGAGTTTGCCGGATGGTTTGATCGTTCTCCCGACATGACGGTCGACACGCCTTACAATCCGATCGTAATTCCTGAAGACAGTGGTGATATTGAATTGGCCAACGGGGAAACGAAGTACGTTATTACCGCTAAGGCCGACCGAGCAAATCTCGACCGTGTGATAAATATTCAG tGTACACCGGGCTATGTGATAGGTATCCAGCTCTTGAATCCGATACAGAATCGAAGCACGGAGCAGATAATTATCCATGATTCCCACCACCTGAATCACAGAGGTAACATCTGGTATCTGAAGAGAGATCTTACTGTATTTCCTGTCAGTTCCAGTTCGTACAAAGTTATCCTGGAATATCACAGCGGCGATGCTTCTCTCGGTGGCACAGTTATCGCGCTTACTGCACTCTTGGCACCAGTTCAG GATATTCGTAATCGAATCGTTCAAGGACCAGTTCCAACACTGACCGTCACTAACACAAAAATTAAAGGGAATAAACGCGGTATTCTGGCCTCGTACTACAACCGATACCTGGACGAATTAGGTGACCACTTTTTACGAAAGGCCAACGAAACGATTAAACTGATCGGCTGTGAAATATCTCATAATACCGATCAGGCAATTTATGTGAATTCACCGCACTGGAACGTCTTTCAATCTAACGTATCAGAGATttcgtttcaaataaataacacaTTGATTACCGACAACGGCAAAGGAATCCTGCAATTCAGCCGGGACTTGAGACATTCGAATAACTTATTTCATTGGCTATTGCAAGACAATACCTTCGAAAGAAATCGTGCTGGTGGTTTCGACGTTACGTTGCCCTACGTGTGGCAgtacaatgaaaatttcactcacTCGTTATACTTCGATAACAACACCTGGCGCAACAATGAGCAATTTAGTTTCATCGTCGACGGCCACTTTGCCAATTTGAACATGTCTTTCAACGTGTTCGATACCAATAGATGCAAGACGGGTCTCATATCCATACGTGGTATGGAAAAGCGGATGGAGATTCACGATAACAGGATTGAAAAGAACAGCGGTACCTACATGGTAGAGTTCAAGGCTGACAGCCAGTCCGAAATATTGGGCGAGATAAACGCCATATTTTACAAGAACGAGGTGAAGCGAAATCACTACGAAAGCGTAACCAGAGGTTTTCATCAGATGTACAACACGCCGACATACGTGGTCGGTTTTCACGGTATTCAAAAGGTGCGTGTGTACAGAAATTTATTCGGCGAAAACACATTGGATTACGAACTCTTGGCTGGCATCAGAACTGCGAAGATTAACAACGAGGTACAGGTAACGGAAAATTGGTGGGGCACTGCTGACTTCGCCCAGATAAG GCAGAGAATCTTTGATTTCGACGATTGGAACGATCATGCGGTGGCCAACTTTGTACCCTACCTGACAGAGGACGCGATCGATTCGTCGATTTCAGTCACCTGGGATCTCGTAACCAGTGCGGATTTGGATAATCTGGGGGGAAGGCTTACCGAAACCTTGTCACTATACCCGCGTGAGAACCCCTACGTCATACGAGCTGATATAACAATAATGCCGGATGCAACGTTGAACATTTACCCAGACGTTGTGATGGAGTTTGCACCCAACGTCGGTATTTTGGCTCTCGGAACTTTGAATGCTATCGGAGCTCACGGGCATGAGATCGTGATGAGACCTTTGACCGTCGACAATCCAAGTTCCAATATGTTGAGAAAACGGAGCGTGAAAAATGCCCTGTCATTGGACACAATTCGACTATGCAAGGAGGGAAATTGCACATCCTCTAGCAATGAAG gCTTTTTGGAGTATTTCAATCACACAACCTTGCAATGGATACCAATATGCGACTCACGTTTCACCGAACGCAACGCGGAAGTTGCTTGCCGTCAATTGGGTTACGATTCGTTGAACGTTTTCGTTACTCGGGATCGCAGATATGAGCTTCATCAAGGCTCACTGACGCGAATTTGGTCGTGGCCCGAACCCTTGCAG TGCGTCGGAGTCGAACAGCGTATCGAAGACTGTCAGATCCGATTGAATGGACAACTGTTTGGCCACAAGTACGAGTGCCCGTGGGATGGTGAATTCGTGTTCGTTCACTGTGGCGAACGGAACCTGGATCTAACCCAGGACTATTGGGGTGGCATACGCATGGCTAACGCCGAATTCGAACATCACTTATACGAGCATCGCATTCATGACGTTATTACTCATGGTACCGTTCGCCGAATAGAATCTGTACTCAAGTTCGTGAACGTCACGGGGGCTGGTATCCTGCACAATGAAAAATCTGCAGCTGTCCAGTCTATTATGAAATCCCCGGAAATTACTCACGTCGGAGTTACCCAGAGTGCTTATCACGGGATCAATATCATTTCTCCTACGCATACG GTGGAGCTGCTGTTCAACAGTATTGACAACGTATTGGGAAATGGTTTAAATATTCTGTCGTTAACCGGGGAAGGTCGAGAGGCCGATGAGAGTTCGTTTACACCTATCAAATCTCTAAACATTCCGTATCACTTATTCAGCATGATCGATATTTGCGATACCGATAAAGAAATAACGATCGAGGAACGGGTACTCGTTTACTACAAGTACGATAATAATCCGGTGAATTGTGTCAAGATATTCAGGAGTACCTACAGGGCTAAGCCTTTCGGATTCAG ACTCCTCCAATTCGACTTGTTCAATTCGACCGGCAAGCCTGGACGTGCCGACGGAATCACTTTGTACGACGGAGATATTTACAACGTGACAGCTCGTGAAATTGGGCATCTGGAAGCTGGTACATCGCAAGAAAATGAGCTGTTCCGAACCACCGGACCTAGCCTCAGTGTTAGATTATTCACTAACGGTGCCAGCGGTATCCATGGATTCATTGCAGAAATTGTTACATTACCGATATCCGCGATTGGATTCA ATCGCGACGTTCAGCACAACGTATCCTATTCCATAGTATCAAACTGCCACGAGGGTGCGGTTAAATACGCGAGCGCCGGGGAAGTGAACGCAATAATGACCCTGGAGAGGAATCAGTTTACGAACAATTGTGCGAAGCTCTATGGAAATATAACAACCTGCGGATCCGCGATTACATTGGACGTACAAAATACACAGTCACTGTATTTTCGC AATAACTTGCTGAAAGGGAACCAAGGTGGTTTATTGATACGTGCTGGTTCCGGAGGGTCTGCCACCTCTCTGAAAGGCTGGATTCATAACAATTTGTTTACCGACAACTTTAACAAGCCCGCATT GTACGTGGAAGGTAGACAAAGTAGTCCTTATCAGGAAGTCACGATATTCCGAAACTATTTTACGAGAAACATTGCCCCGTACGAGAATAATATTGTGCTGAAACAGGTAGTCAGTAATATGACGTTGAACTACCTGCACGGCAATCAGGGCAAGCATTTATTAGAGATTTCTGGATTTGAACGAGTTCGATTACCGATATATCAGAGTACTTCGCATAATGGATTTTACAA AAATTATGCAGTGAACCGAGAGAGTAGAAGTACTATTGTCGCTGGCACACCGGGACAACAATACGTCGacaatgtatttttcaatccCGACAACGACTATGAAATGTCAACAATGAACAGATCGCT ACTTGTCGAGACGGAGTGGTATTACAA CGAATTGGAAATGTGGAGATCGCACGTGGATGCAAGACACAACTGGTGGGGCTATAACGAAACCATAGCCGTTGCCGGAAGGATAAGAGATCGCGAGGATTCACCTGAACTTCTCCAGGTAGATTATCAACCGTTTCACATGAGTAACAAGAGCGTTTTGACTGGCAAGTGTCCACCTGCCTGGGAATTGGTAGGCGACACGTGCTACATATACATTGGCGCTCCCATGGACTTTTACTCAGCAAGAGATTTCTGTCGG ATGGCCAATGCGTCGATGCCTTTTATAATGGGCGATTACATCGAATTGTGGAAATTCCTGAAGAAGCAACAGACACGGTTCGATTATTCCGAACGAGTTTGGGTACAGCAATTAGAGAAGGTCGACCAATGCACGATGTTTACATATCAAACGATCGAAGTTGATCACTGCATGCAGCCAAACACATTCATTTGTGAAATTG ATCCCAGAGTATATATCGACCCCTTATCGTGGAGAAAAGACATAGTGGCAATAGGAGTGTTGAGCTCGGCTGGAATAGCGCTTGCACTTTTGGCGGCTGCCATAGCCCTTTGGGTTTCAAAATCGAAGAGAAGACGAGTGGAACGTCTTGAAAGACGAAACTCCATCAGACAGTCTCTGCACTCGCTTCGATCGGTCGGTTCAACTTCTGGATTCACGGAACTCGGTTATCGAAGAAAGCCAATTTCT CGGCGAAAACGGGAAAAAAGAGTGGTTCTGGTACCACCCATGCAG